In Nanohaloarchaea archaeon SW_7_43_1, a single window of DNA contains:
- a CDS encoding adenosylcobalamin-dependent ribonucleoside-diphosphate reductase produces the protein MTNAKQKTDFKLPVKRVTGETVEERLTENAHDRILPARYLLKDENGETVETPKELFERVAKNVAQPDKEYDDVDYEDSWQEFYEMMSNLEFMPNSPTLMNAGADLQQLSACFVVHPEDDMDSIFNKVHDAAKIFQCLTDDTKVYVEDRGMVSIDEVEPGQRIQQRSSEGYETKKVEEKHVYSDAPIKTVVTEAGIELTGTPNHKLLVNNEWKQIDDMEEGDTVSVRLNWIRDTDNTEELESVEKGAQWKKQRKISNQKVKELHATGLSDYEIAEELDSSPSTVQRRRSDELDLKANGSGGRKKNRSLDEEELMELYNQGHSDLEIAEELGVHKTTVRGFRMAESLDANGKAVKTVKQPERMSEDLSELLGMWVGDGSVHEDGIRFHLSRDQMVEKVDRISRRLFNAAADYNRSDGCYEVVINSHEIKRWWMSNFRQAKPESSEASVPDQIWKADHDEIHSFLKGLFSTDGTLNEGKHPRLYSSSEQLINEVQQLMLGTGIPASKWSWDRDDREYFTVSPTDKLGIQRYLNKIGFSDDERTEKMKQTYNRAENRNTFTGEVKDEKWLQQVKSIEDAGKDTVYDITVADNHEYIASSIVSHNSGGGMGYPFHLMRPKGDIVGSTGGVSSGPMSFQQVFDTMCGTIKQGGCLSQDSRVMTSEGYIPLGEIHNGRPNSETPAEALVKTREGFNQAVQTHESGKMDVHTVITEDGYKLRAVYEHPVLSVNDEGELEFTRVDRLEEGDTVVYDQSDKLFDVRQSLDKVDDNNYHHNVQKAENLPEEVNDDLARMLGLLWADGTFDESNDRLVFSLAKNRDEKDWLKNTAESWGLNVRVIDQKEKDKGDYWRLVIQSQHLVDWMNHNELKKDLRKVPEAIYRSPKAIPAFLGGFTADGTVAEDADTVSYSVSQIETAENIQELLLLCGISSKISRIEPQENRISDKESFRVRVNPGKSAQKFEEEIPHFFNKEFGGKGGQRQNKIHFADKLVDRLLDEEFEKGNKLPEDVDRKAMKELRRYERGDRIPSRERLVQQLEKVGIEEVPVLDEDHLFQRVAYNEEDDQAKIADIEIMNGAHEFVASNAVVHNKRRGAQMGIMKVDHPDILRFITAKRKEGNLSNFNISVGLTDEFMDAVKNDEEYTLMNPRTEEPFEVKEMTAQFYNRDEEWYPEAAGSDQGKDDNFWRDFASTFSEEVKEFDIDLEVGEEMTLPARFIWETLVDGAWRNGEPGLFMYDETNKEHSFDTEKHPEHRIEATNPCGEQPLENYEACNLGHINLSLMVEDQGDGIGLDWMEWKANHPDYDYSTQEGLEAAMEDYMQDALRMEKFEEVAKKGTRFLDNVVTMSDFPLEGIEDMVSSMRKVGLGLMGFAQMLIQLGIEYGSDESIVAAKEIQRLITRWSIEESNRLADVRGEFDEWEKSKWADPTEYEDWFERYTGGMDPQKWEDGIKMRNHNTVTIAPTGTTSMIGNTSGGCEPVYSLAYFKNVAKDIQGEDMLVEFDDYFIRALTANNVDVEKVKKDAEEKMRNNEWEGIESISDEILPRHIKKIFKTSDQVKAEEHVRIQAAFQTHNHSGISKTCNFPNEATREDVREAYMLAYDLGIKGMTVYRDGTRDVQVMQTNQENTVTDMDTVDAISEMVEEKGGIEEFVSSEEFAEATGIQEEAGLKVINRGDEIEAETVDTEDLQKEVTQENVEADNSGNGDHTNMGTSHGVKERPKVVSGTTQEIETAYGDLFVTINDAEDNGPFEVFANLGKSGGYTQSFTQSLGRMTSLALRTGADAEEVVKQLDDIRSPQIAWDQGTQIHSVPDAIAEAMKRHMGHNTQQTVENFGPAQTENKGQTQPKTEEEQTADAAKIIQNGGNPECPECGGMLQLVEGCNKCPECGFSKC, from the coding sequence ATGACAAACGCTAAACAAAAAACTGACTTTAAACTACCTGTAAAAAGGGTAACAGGCGAAACCGTAGAAGAAAGACTGACAGAAAATGCACACGACCGCATTCTTCCAGCAAGATACCTACTCAAGGATGAAAACGGGGAAACAGTAGAGACCCCGAAAGAATTATTTGAACGTGTCGCAAAAAACGTCGCACAGCCAGATAAGGAATATGACGACGTAGATTATGAGGACAGCTGGCAGGAATTCTACGAAATGATGAGCAATCTGGAGTTCATGCCAAACTCCCCAACCCTGATGAACGCGGGAGCAGACCTCCAACAACTATCAGCATGCTTCGTCGTACATCCAGAAGACGATATGGACTCAATATTCAATAAAGTACACGATGCGGCCAAGATTTTCCAGTGCCTGACAGATGATACCAAGGTCTATGTTGAGGACAGAGGCATGGTTTCTATTGATGAGGTAGAACCTGGTCAAAGAATCCAGCAGAGAAGCTCAGAGGGCTATGAGACAAAGAAAGTCGAGGAAAAACACGTGTACAGCGATGCTCCAATCAAAACAGTTGTTACAGAGGCAGGCATAGAGCTTACCGGTACACCTAACCACAAACTACTCGTAAACAACGAATGGAAACAGATAGATGATATGGAAGAAGGTGACACGGTCTCAGTCAGACTCAACTGGATCAGAGATACGGACAACACAGAAGAACTAGAATCAGTTGAGAAAGGAGCCCAATGGAAAAAACAGAGGAAGATCTCAAATCAGAAAGTAAAGGAACTTCATGCCACCGGGTTGAGCGATTATGAGATAGCGGAGGAACTGGATTCTTCACCTTCTACTGTACAGAGACGTAGATCGGATGAGCTAGATCTCAAGGCCAATGGATCCGGAGGAAGAAAGAAAAACCGGAGCTTGGATGAAGAAGAGCTCATGGAACTATACAACCAAGGTCACTCAGATTTAGAGATTGCCGAAGAACTAGGGGTTCACAAGACAACCGTCAGAGGCTTCAGAATGGCGGAATCATTGGATGCCAATGGAAAAGCTGTGAAAACCGTCAAACAGCCTGAAAGAATGTCAGAGGACCTATCCGAACTGCTTGGAATGTGGGTTGGAGACGGATCTGTTCACGAGGACGGGATTCGTTTCCATCTATCAAGAGACCAGATGGTGGAAAAAGTGGACAGAATCTCAAGAAGGCTTTTCAACGCGGCTGCTGACTACAACAGAAGCGATGGATGCTACGAAGTCGTAATTAACAGCCATGAGATCAAGAGATGGTGGATGTCAAACTTCAGACAGGCCAAACCTGAATCCTCGGAAGCATCCGTGCCAGATCAGATTTGGAAAGCAGACCATGATGAAATCCATTCGTTCCTGAAAGGTCTTTTCTCCACTGACGGAACACTGAACGAGGGAAAACATCCAAGACTATACAGCTCCTCCGAACAGCTGATAAATGAAGTTCAGCAGTTAATGCTCGGTACAGGAATTCCGGCCTCTAAATGGAGCTGGGACAGGGATGACAGAGAGTACTTCACAGTCTCTCCTACAGACAAGTTAGGTATCCAGAGATACCTGAACAAGATCGGATTCTCCGATGATGAAAGAACCGAAAAGATGAAGCAAACATACAACCGGGCAGAAAACCGAAACACCTTTACGGGAGAGGTAAAAGACGAAAAATGGTTACAGCAAGTCAAATCAATTGAAGACGCAGGAAAAGACACCGTCTACGATATAACCGTTGCAGATAACCACGAATACATAGCAAGCTCTATTGTATCCCACAACAGCGGTGGAGGCATGGGATATCCGTTCCATCTTATGAGACCGAAAGGAGACATCGTAGGATCTACAGGAGGAGTATCTTCAGGTCCGATGTCCTTCCAGCAAGTATTTGACACGATGTGTGGAACTATCAAGCAGGGAGGATGTCTAAGTCAAGACTCTCGTGTGATGACATCTGAGGGATATATTCCTTTAGGAGAAATCCATAATGGTCGTCCTAACTCTGAGACTCCTGCAGAAGCATTAGTTAAAACTAGAGAAGGCTTCAACCAAGCTGTTCAGACGCATGAGTCAGGTAAAATGGATGTACATACGGTTATTACCGAAGACGGCTACAAGTTGAGAGCTGTGTATGAACATCCTGTTCTCTCCGTTAATGATGAAGGAGAATTGGAATTTACAAGAGTTGATCGTTTGGAGGAAGGCGATACAGTAGTCTACGATCAAAGTGACAAACTGTTTGATGTAAGACAATCCCTGGATAAAGTTGATGATAATAATTACCATCATAACGTCCAGAAAGCTGAAAACCTGCCAGAAGAAGTCAACGATGATCTGGCAAGAATGCTTGGCCTTCTGTGGGCGGACGGTACGTTTGATGAATCAAATGACCGGCTTGTCTTTTCACTCGCCAAGAACAGAGATGAGAAAGATTGGTTGAAGAACACAGCAGAATCTTGGGGTCTCAATGTCAGAGTAATTGATCAAAAAGAGAAGGATAAAGGAGATTACTGGCGTTTGGTAATCCAATCTCAACACCTCGTTGATTGGATGAATCATAATGAATTGAAGAAAGACCTACGTAAGGTACCTGAAGCGATTTACAGGTCTCCTAAAGCCATTCCAGCATTCCTCGGAGGATTTACCGCTGACGGAACTGTAGCAGAGGATGCAGACACAGTCAGCTATTCAGTATCACAGATCGAGACTGCTGAAAACATACAGGAACTCCTATTGCTCTGTGGAATATCTTCCAAAATTTCCCGCATAGAGCCACAAGAGAACAGGATAAGTGATAAAGAAAGCTTCAGAGTCAGAGTTAATCCTGGTAAGTCAGCACAGAAATTTGAAGAAGAAATACCGCATTTCTTCAACAAAGAATTTGGAGGAAAAGGCGGTCAACGCCAGAATAAAATCCACTTTGCCGATAAACTGGTTGATAGACTTCTAGACGAGGAATTTGAGAAAGGCAATAAACTTCCAGAAGACGTAGACAGGAAAGCAATGAAAGAACTTCGAAGGTATGAAAGAGGAGACCGAATACCTTCAAGAGAAAGACTTGTACAACAGTTAGAGAAAGTAGGAATTGAGGAAGTACCTGTTCTAGATGAAGACCACCTATTCCAGAGAGTAGCTTACAATGAGGAAGATGATCAAGCGAAAATAGCCGACATAGAGATAATGAACGGTGCACATGAGTTTGTAGCCTCTAACGCCGTAGTACACAACAAGAGACGTGGAGCTCAGATGGGAATTATGAAGGTAGATCATCCTGACATCCTCAGATTTATTACGGCTAAGAGAAAAGAGGGTAATCTCTCTAACTTCAACATCTCGGTAGGACTCACAGATGAGTTCATGGACGCAGTCAAGAATGATGAAGAGTACACACTGATGAATCCGAGAACAGAGGAACCGTTCGAAGTCAAGGAAATGACCGCTCAGTTCTACAACCGGGATGAGGAATGGTATCCGGAAGCCGCAGGAAGTGACCAAGGGAAAGACGATAACTTCTGGAGAGACTTTGCCTCAACGTTCTCAGAGGAAGTCAAAGAGTTTGATATCGACCTAGAGGTAGGTGAGGAAATGACGCTCCCGGCCAGATTCATCTGGGAAACGCTTGTCGACGGAGCATGGAGGAATGGAGAGCCAGGTTTGTTCATGTACGACGAAACAAACAAGGAGCACTCTTTTGACACCGAAAAACACCCAGAGCATCGGATAGAGGCCACAAATCCTTGCGGTGAGCAGCCGTTGGAGAATTACGAGGCTTGTAACCTCGGACACATTAATCTAAGCCTTATGGTCGAAGATCAGGGAGATGGAATAGGTCTTGACTGGATGGAATGGAAGGCCAACCATCCGGACTACGATTACTCAACGCAGGAAGGGTTAGAAGCAGCAATGGAGGATTACATGCAGGATGCGCTTCGAATGGAGAAGTTTGAGGAAGTAGCGAAGAAAGGCACAAGATTCCTGGATAACGTAGTTACAATGTCTGATTTCCCGCTTGAAGGGATTGAGGACATGGTTTCCTCAATGAGGAAAGTCGGTCTCGGGCTTATGGGATTCGCACAGATGCTGATCCAGTTAGGAATCGAGTACGGAAGCGATGAATCAATTGTGGCTGCGAAAGAAATCCAGAGACTGATCACCCGTTGGAGCATCGAAGAATCTAACCGGCTCGCAGATGTAAGAGGTGAGTTCGATGAATGGGAGAAATCCAAGTGGGCTGATCCAACCGAGTACGAGGACTGGTTTGAAAGATACACAGGTGGAATGGATCCACAGAAATGGGAGGACGGAATCAAGATGAGAAACCACAACACCGTTACAATCGCTCCAACCGGAACCACTTCAATGATCGGAAATACTTCCGGAGGATGTGAACCGGTCTACTCTCTGGCCTACTTCAAAAACGTTGCCAAGGATATCCAGGGAGAGGACATGCTTGTGGAGTTCGATGATTACTTCATCAGAGCACTGACAGCAAACAACGTAGATGTTGAGAAGGTGAAGAAGGATGCGGAGGAGAAGATGCGTAACAACGAATGGGAGGGAATTGAAAGCATTTCAGACGAGATTCTACCCCGACACATCAAGAAAATCTTCAAGACCTCCGACCAGGTCAAAGCCGAGGAACACGTCAGGATCCAGGCAGCATTCCAGACACATAACCATTCCGGTATCTCAAAGACCTGTAACTTCCCTAACGAGGCAACCCGAGAGGATGTCAGAGAGGCTTACATGCTTGCCTACGATCTCGGGATCAAAGGCATGACAGTCTACAGAGATGGTACCCGGGATGTCCAGGTAATGCAGACCAACCAGGAAAACACTGTCACAGATATGGATACAGTGGATGCAATCTCTGAAATGGTTGAAGAAAAAGGTGGAATCGAGGAGTTTGTCTCATCCGAAGAGTTCGCGGAAGCAACCGGCATACAGGAAGAAGCAGGGCTCAAGGTCATCAACAGAGGCGATGAAATTGAGGCAGAAACAGTCGATACGGAGGATCTGCAAAAGGAAGTAACACAGGAGAATGTCGAAGCAGATAACTCCGGGAACGGCGATCACACCAACATGGGAACCAGTCACGGCGTCAAGGAAAGACCGAAAGTGGTTTCAGGGACAACACAGGAGATAGAAACAGCCTACGGAGACCTGTTCGTCACAATCAACGATGCAGAAGACAACGGACCGTTCGAAGTATTCGCCAACCTCGGTAAATCAGGAGGTTACACCCAGAGCTTTACACAGTCACTTGGAAGAATGACCTCGCTGGCGCTTCGAACAGGAGCAGACGCAGAAGAAGTAGTAAAACAACTGGATGATATCCGGTCACCGCAGATCGCATGGGACCAGGGAACACAGATCCACAGCGTTCCTGATGCAATCGCCGAAGCCATGAAAAGACATATGGGACACAACACACAGCAAACAGTAGAAAACTTCGGCCCAGCACAGACAGAGAACAAAGGACAGACACAGCCAAAAACCGAGGAAGAACAGACAGCGGATGCAGCCAAGATCATCCAGAACGGCGGAAACCCGGAATGCCCGGAATGTGGAGGAATGCTCCAACTCGTTGAGGGATGTAACAAGTGCCCTGAGTGCGGATTTTCGAAGTGCTGA